The Aedes aegypti strain LVP_AGWG chromosome 3, AaegL5.0 Primary Assembly, whole genome shotgun sequence genome contains a region encoding:
- the LOC5576931 gene encoding barH-like 1 homeobox protein — protein METSKSFFIRDLLGDLISGRQTADSQQGCLTSETDEDDNSDIDIEDRSSPESTFYSQAHQSQQHPQLSSCGGGSGAMLNVNHHHQGMISANGSISVDAPNGLIIKAGRKPRRRRTAFTHAQLAYLERKFRCQKYLSVADRSDVADALNLSETQVKTWYQNRRTKWKRQNQLRLEQLRHQATLEKELINNQEPTANSMQCCPTSLSSFSQNPCNFLTSAAAAAIFRNVSYAHGCPL, from the exons ATTCACAGCAGGGATGCCTCACATCGGAAACCGACGAGGACGACAACAGTGACATCGACATCGAGGACCGTTCTTCGCCGGAATCGACGTTTTACTCCCAGGCACATCAGTCGCAGCAGCATCCACAATTGAGTTCTTGTGGTGGAGGAAGCGGtgcaatgttaaatgttaacCATCATCACCAGGGAATGATTTCCGCAAACGGATCGATTAGTGTCGATGCACCGAATGGTTTGATCATCAAGGCGGGCAGAAAACCGCGAAGGCGACGAACGGCATTTACCCACGCTCAGTTGGCATACCTGGAGCGAAAGTTTCG GtgtcaaaaatatttatcaGTGGCGGACAGAAGTGATGTAGCTGATGCTTTGAATTTATCAGAAACTCAAGTTAAAACCTGGTATCAGAACAGACG GACCAAATGGAAGCGCCAAAACCAACTCCGATTGGAACAGCTACGACATCAGGCTACCCTGGAGAAAGAATTGATAAACAACCAAGAGCCGACGGCAAATTCCATGCAATGCTGTCCCACCTCCCTATCATCGTTCAGTCAGAATCCGTGCAATTTTCTCACGTCGGCCGCAGCAGCGGCAATATTCCGAAACGTGTCCTACGCACATGGTTGTCCCCTATAA